Genomic window (Oryza sativa Japonica Group chromosome 3, ASM3414082v1):
TCTCAATGCTACAATTAAGCAGATCAAGTCAAGAACAGGAGGATTCCACAGGACGATCAAGAAAAATTTGCCGAGCAGAGACACGTTGCAATGCGTGGATACATACATGACACACGGGGAGAGGACGAAGGACGGCGgcctcgctcgccgccgtcaagcgCCCCACACGGTGATCCCCTGCATCATGCACTTGAACTCGCCGAAGTCGACGCGGCCGTCGCAGTCGCGGTCGACGTTGCAGATCATCTCCTGCACCGTGGCGAGGTTCCGGGCCTCGGGGAGGCCGAGCTTCTTGAGCACGGCCTGCagctcggcggcggagatgaagccgtcgccgtcctcgtcgaacACCCGGAACGCCTCCTTCATgtcgccctcgtcgtcgtcctcccctTGCTTcccgggctcctcctcctcgacgggGCCGAAGAGCGCGTCGCCGAGCGCGCGGTGGAGTGCCTCGAAGTCGCCGAAGCGGAGCCCCGCGGCGCCCGCGGGGATGTAGCCCCCGACCGTGGCCTCCAGCCCCGCGCGGTCGGCGCCGAGGCCGAGCGCGTCGAGCGCGGACGCCATCTCGTCGAGCGtgatctcgccgtcgccgttgcggTCGAACAGGTCGAACACCCTGCGCAGCCGCAGCGCGTTCAGGCTGCCGTTCCGGAGGCGGAACGACGGCGAGGGCTTCCTCGACAGCGACGGCTTTGCGGCGACGCCAGCTGCGTCCATCTCGCGCGCTTCCCCTGGCGATTACACTTGTCTTCTCGAGGGGTTTATTAGGCTGTGTGAACTTATTTCTGATCGAGGCGCGTAAAACGTATATGATGGCGTAGAGAGTTGCCCGGGTTCTTATAGACGACGAAAgtgacccaaaaaaaaaagagagaacatGTCGTCGTTATCACGTTATTACTGTATATTAGTATTAAGCAAAGTTCAATGGACTGGAATTCTGCTAGACCAAATTGAAAGAAATTAATTATGTTCGGACACACTTATCTAACACAAGTTGGCTGTACGATCAATCAGATATATATCCACGTCAACAAACTCTTCCAA
Coding sequences:
- the LOC4332731 gene encoding probable calcium-binding protein CML27, whose product is MDAAGVAAKPSLSRKPSPSFRLRNGSLNALRLRRVFDLFDRNGDGEITLDEMASALDALGLGADRAGLEATVGGYIPAGAAGLRFGDFEALHRALGDALFGPVEEEEPGKQGEDDDEGDMKEAFRVFDEDGDGFISAAELQAVLKKLGLPEARNLATVQEMICNVDRDCDGRVDFGEFKCMMQGITVWGA